In Aspergillus fumigatus Af293 chromosome 2, whole genome shotgun sequence, a genomic segment contains:
- a CDS encoding putative autophagy protein (Atg22) → MLSVALDDAEASATCDAKLTQQVTSHAVDTGGSQELVAPDVFDEKYRTTKWEIWAYYAYYIGNNGLSLFNFAPTAFQNLLYQAAGDQGTLPFAGRQRSINSIVLLSNGISFATQVVVFLVIGSFADFGTWRPNILIVLSVIAYAIGFGWLGVHTQERWHIAVGLYIVGLIAYQTTLTFWTAAFPGLARNTAEMKDRADAYVAGRLSREEYDNADTMARSRLANVAFYVQSVAEIVILAVIVGIMFGLRVDESQANNNWGLSVLIAFASGVWLLVSLPWFVLEKRRPGQDPGRNIIVAGLRQLYHAGTEVWKLKQSLLYLIGYFLLGDSLNTTVTVIATLQNSIVAYNTLELTYLLIALGIYAFWFIQRRYNLGTKAMFNAIAVGIILLDGWGMIGIWAQRFGFHHAWEIWLYQTFYGLFVCPWYSYSQIMISEVTPRGHEFLFFSLFSIIGKTSSFIGPLVSSAIIDASPSGNVSTPFYFLFALSVVSFVILVLGVDLEKSRREQEVFLREKGRMPAPQSSVNM, encoded by the exons ATGCTCTCTGTAGCGTTGGACGACGCGGAAGCATCTGCAACCTGCGATGCAAAACTCACGCAGCAAGTGACATCTCACGCGGTTGATACTGGGGGTTCCCAAGAGCTCGTAGCGCCTGATGTATTTGACGAAAAATATCGCACGACCAAATGGGAGATCTGGGCCTATTATGC CTACTACATTGGGAATAACGGGCTCTCGCTATTCA ATTTTGCTCCCACTGCCTTCCAGAACCTCCTCTACCAAGCCGCAGGCGACCAGGGAACCCTCCCCTTCGCAGGCCGCCAGCGCTCGATCAACAGTatcgtcctcctcagcaACGGCATCTCCTTCGCCACCCAGGTCGTTGTCTTCCTGGTGATAGGCAGCTTCGCCGACTTCGGGACCTGGCGGCCTAACATCCTAATCGTCTTGTCAGTTATCGCTTACGCCATCGGCTTCGGCTGGTTGGGCGTCCACACGCAGGAGAGATGGCACATCGCGGTGGGATTGTACATTGTAGGACTGATCGCGTATCAGACGACACTGACGTTCTGGACGGCTGCGTTTCCGGGTCTGGCACGGAATACGGCCGAGATGAAAGATCGTGCAGATGCGTATGTGGCCGGTAGGCTCTCGCGGGAGGAGTACGACAATGCAGACACGATGGCGCGCAGCAGGCTGGCCAACGTAGCGTTCTATGTGCAGTCTGTGGCGGAGATTGTGATCCTCGCTGTCATCGTGGGGATCATGTTCGGACTGAGGGTGGACGAGAGCCAGGCGAATAATAACTGGGGGTTGAGTGTGCTGATTGCATTTGCCTCGGGGGTGTGGCTGCTCGTCTCGCTGCCGTGGTTTGTCCTCGAGAAACGAAGGCCGGGGCAGGATCCCGGACGGAACATTATCGTTGCGGGATTGAGGCAGCTATACCATGCTGGAACGGAGGTGTGGAAACTCAAGCAGAGTCTACTGTATCTCATAG GATatttcctcctcggcgaCTCACTCAACACAACAGTCACAGTGATTGCGACATTGCAGAATAGCATCGTTGCATACAACACACTGGAACTGACATATCTCCTGATT GCACTTGGCATTTACGCCTTTTGGTTCATCCAGAGGCGCTACAACCTCGGCACGAAGGCCATGTTCAACGCTATCGCAGTGGGAATCATCCTGCTTGACGGCTGGGGGATGATCGGCATCTGGGCGCAGCGATTCGGTTTCCACCATGCTTGGGAGATTTGG CTGTACCAAACCTTCTATGGCCTGTTCGTCTGCCCCTGGTACAGCTACTCCCAGATCATGATCTCGGAGGTCACGCCGCGTGGCCACGAGTTTCTGTTTTTCAGCTTGTTCAGCATCATCGGCAAGACGTCCTCGTTCATTGGGCCGCTGGTCTCCAGTGCGATCATCGATGCCTCGCCTTCGGGGAATGTCTCGACGCCGTTTTATTTCCTGTTCGCTTTGAGCGTGGTGAGTTTTGTGATTTTGGTGCTTGGCGTTGACCTGGAGAAGAGTCGGAGAGAGCAGGAGGTTTTCCTGAGAGAGAAGGGTAGGATGCCTGCTCCGCAGAGCTCAGTCAACATGTGA
- a CDS encoding KRR1 small subunit processome component produces the protein MPSTYKRDKPWDTDDIDKWKIEEFKPEDNVAGSFAEESSFATLFPKYREQYLKEAWPVVTRALEKHGIACTLDLVEGSMTVKTTRKTFDPAAILKARDLIKLLSRSVPVQQALKILEDGVACDIIKIRNQVRNKERFVKRRQRLLGPSGSTLKALELLTSTYILVQGNTVAAMGPYKGLKEVRRVVNDCMANIHPIYHIKELMIKRELAKDPTLANESWDRFLPNFKKRTLSKRRVPYKVTDKSKKVYTPFPPAPEKSKVDLQIESGEYFLSKEAKERAQKEEVMERQRQKREEKMKERAKSFIPPEELEAEEKKKEKKEKKKRKREAEAEPEDSSEKKEKKKKKKSKSKDASSDSEA, from the exons ATGCCTTCCACATACAAGAGGGACAAGCCGTGGGACACGGACGATATCGATAAGTGGAAG ATCGAGGAATTCAAGCCAGAGGACAATGTCGCCGGTAGTTTTGCGGAAGAATCGTCGTTTGCGACCCTATTTCCCAAGTATCGCGAACAATACCTGAAGGAGGCTTGGCCGGTGGTGACGAGAGCTTTGGAGAAGCACGGAATCGCCTGTACGCTGGACTTGGTGGAGGGTAGCATGACCGTGAAAACAACTCGTAAAACCTTCGACCCTGCAGCCATTCTGAAGGCTCGTGATCTGATCAAGTTGTTGTCGAGAAGCGTACCCGTTCAGCAG GCCCTGAAAATCCTCGAAGACGGCGTCGCATGCGACATCATCAAGATCCGTAACCAAGTCCGCAACAAGGAGCGCTTCGTGAAGCGCCGACAGCGGCTCCTCGGTCCCTCCGGTTCCACTCTGAAAGCGCTGGAGCTGCTCACCAGTACCTACATCCTGGTCCAGGGTAATACGGTCGCGGCGATGGGTCCGTACAAGGGGCTGAAGGAGGTCCGCCGGGTGGTCAACGACTGCATGGCCAACATCCACCCAATCTACCACATCAAGGAGCTCATGATCAAGCGCGAGCTGGCCAAGGACCCCACGCTCGCCAACGAATCCTGGGACCGGTTCCTGCCCAACTTCAAGAAGCGTACGTTGTCGAAGCGCCGCGTTCCCTACAAGGTTACGGACAAATCGAAGAAGGTGTACACACCGTTCCCACCAGCGCCGGAAAAGAGCAAGGTGGATCTGCAGATCGAGTCCGGCGAGTACTTCCTGTccaaggaggccaaggagcGCGcccagaaggaggaggttaTGGAGCGGCAGCGCCAGAAGcgcgaggagaagatgaaggagcgGGCAAAGTCGTTTATTCCCCCCGAGGAGCTAGAGGCcgaggagaaaaagaaggagaagaaagagaagaagaagcggaagcgcGAGGCCGAGGCGGAGCCCGAGGACAgctccgagaagaaggaaaagaagaagaaaaagaagagcaagtcGAAGGACGCCTCTTCGGACAGCGAAGCATAG
- a CDS encoding class I SAM-dependent methyltransferase, with amino-acid sequence MYACHLQICASINRPLSGRSRTPRPPAPSVRQDLRQSTDFSTDSSTSQSTRLWLWRWVLGSRCGYAISRLQGEYGRNQRVAHTEADKFGVRKVIGLDISPHKNPDDMPENLSLQVDDLNCRFTFPSNHFDLVHSSLLATGINRARWPSYLADIRRCALFLKPGGWVQLIEIYFNVQSDNGSITEEHALRRWSRQFMRSYEGTKDLRVGTRLNTLLRDGGFEEIDARMIPLPLSAWSSDPRMQQIGMLNRENVNNLLPSLALYPLTQISGMSQQDFQDLITQARREAETASLKAYFPL; translated from the exons ATGTACGCCTGCCATCTTCAAATTTGTGCAAGCATTAACCGTCCATTatcaggaagaagcagaacgCCTCGACCTCCAGCACCGAGTGTTCGTCAGGATCTTCGACAGTCGACTGATTTTTCCACCGATTCCTCGACTTCGCAGAGTACTCGACTGTGGTTATGGCGCTGGGTCTTGGGCAGTCGATGTGGCTACGCAATATCCAGATTGCAGGGTGAATATGGTCGTAATCAACGCGTTGCACACACTGAGGCTGACAAATTTGGCGTGAGAAAGGTAATCGGTCTTGACATATCTCCGCATAAGAATCCGGATGACATGCCCGAGAATCTATCGTTACAG GTCGATGACCTCAACTGTCGATTCACCTTTCCCTCCAACCATTTCGACCTTGTTCACTCGAGTCTCCTTGCGACCGGCATCAACAGAGCCAGGTGGCCGTCCTACCTCGCAGACATCAGAAGGTGCGCTCTCT TCTTGAAGCCAGGTGGATGGGTACAGTTGATAGAAATATACTTCAACGTCCAATCGGACAACGGTTCGATAACCGAGGAACATGCTCTGAGACGATGGAGCAGACAGTTCATGAGGTCATACGAAGGAACAAAGGATCTGCGTGTAGGAACACGGTTGAACACTCTTCTTCGGGATGGAGGTTTCGAAGAAATTGATGCGAGAAtgattcctcttcctctttcggCGTGGTCCAGTG ACCCAAGAATGCAACAAATCGGCATGCTTAATCGAGAGAATGTCAATAATCTCCTTCCGTCATTGGCACTGTATCCATTGACTCAGATCTCCGGCATGTCTCAGCAAGATTTCCAGGACCTCATTACTCAAGCACGACGAGAGGCGGAAACAGCAAGCCTGAAGGCGTACTTTCCTTTGTAA
- a CDS encoding putative MFS transporter, translating to MVFIPMSLFNLLSSMSSATVAPALEAIADDLKIRSQTLLIMSLSVYLLGSAIVPLVSSPLSEMYGRVIILSASNILIAYRFLAGLGGAGPFGIGSGMNSDLFPPQDRWKAMAVFTLAPLIGTAIGPITGGFLVQYESWPWCFYVVSIAAAVVQLAAFLLLRETYGPVLLRRKCARMRKTTGNPDLYTEYDGMSSTALLHKNLIRPFRLLATQPIIQVLSLYLAYLNGILYLMVATFPDVWTTIYHESESIGSLNYLSLTVGMTIAMQLGTRIAGRVYQRLCANNGGVARPEFRLPILCAGACIVPIGLFWYGWSARQSIHWIMPNIGAAIYAGSTVVQLICLFAASAMAAVMVLRSLLGFALPLVAPSLYTTLGFAWGNSLLAFIAIFIGIPSPLFLWFYGERLREKSTFARDT from the exons ATGGTCTTCATTCCTATGTCCTTGTTCAATCTCTTGAGCTCAATGTCTTCGGCCACGGTAGCCCCGGCTCTGGAGGCAATCGCCGATGATCTCAAGATTCGTTCTCAAACACTGCTTATCATGAGTCTTTCTGTGTACCTGCTCGGCAGTGCAATAGTCCCTCTTGTCAGTTCGCCTCTCTCCGAAATGTACGGACGAGTCATCATCCTGTCCGCTTCGAACATC CTCATTGCATATCGATTTCTGGCCGGATTAGGGGGCGCTGGTCCTTTCGGA ATCGGCAGCGGCATGAACAGTGACCTATTCCCTCCACAGGACCGATGGAAGGCCATGGCAGTATTCACCCTGGCTCCACTCATAGGAACGGCTATCGGCCCCATCACCGGGGGATTTCTTGTTCAATACGAGTCCTGGCCGTGGTGTTTCTATGTGGTCTCCATCGCTGCCGCTGTTGTGCAGCTTGCCGCATTTCTCCTACTTCGTGAGACATACGGGCCTGTTCTATTGCGAAGGAAATGTGCTCGAATGCGCAAGACAACAGGAAACCCTGACCTCTACACTGAATACGACGGCATGTCTTCTACCGCTTTGCTGCACAAGAACTTGATTCGACCTTTCCGTTTGCTGGCCACGCAGCCTATCATCCAGGTACTGAGCCTGTATCTGGCGTATCTCAACGGAATCTTATACCTGATGGTAGCTACGTTCCCGGATGTCTGGACGACGATCTATCATGAATCCGAATCGATTGGATCGCTGAACTATCTTTCTCTCACAGTTGGAATGACTATCGCAATGCAGCTGGGGACTCGGATCGCCGGCCGCGTTTACCAACGACTGTGTGCTAATAATGGAGGGGTGGCTAGGCCTGAATTTCGCTTGCCCATTCTTTGTGCAGGAGCATGCATTGTCCCCATCGGACTCTTCTGGTACGGTTGGAGTGCCCGGCAGAGCATTCACTGGATCATGCC TAACATCGGTGCCGCCATTTACGCCGGCTCTACTGTTGTGCAGTTGATTTGT CTTTTTGCCGCAAGTGCTATGGCCGCCGTCATGGTTCTACGAAGCCTACTGGGGTTTGCACTGCCCTTGGTAGCCCCCAGTCT ATATACTACCCTCGGATTTGCTTGGGGAAACAGTCTTCTCGCATTCATTGCAATCTTCATTGGAATTCCTTCACCACTATTCCTATGGTTTTATGGTGAACGATTGCGTGAAAAGAGCACGTTTGCGAGGGATACTTAA